The nucleotide sequence CCGGCAGCACCATCACCTTCCAGCGCGATCCCGATTGGTGGGGCAAGGACCTGCCCGTCAGCCGTGGCCTGTACAACTTCGATCAACTGAGTCTGGAGTATTTCGGCGACACCGAAGTCGCGCGCCAGGTCCTGCGCGGTGGCGCCTACGACTTCAACCGCGAATTCTCGGCCACCGGCTATACCATCGGCTACAACGGCCCGGCCCTGGATGACGGCCGCTTGCAGCGCGCCCACCTGGCCAAAGAAGCGCCCCAGATAGCCCAGGGCTACGTGTTCAACGTACAGAAGCCGGTGTTCCAGGACCGCCGCGTACGGCGAGCCCTGGCCATGCTCTGGGATTTCGAATGGGCCAACCGGCAGATGATGCGCAACCTGTACATCCGCCAGCAAAGCTACTTTTCCAACAGCCCGTTGGCGGCCACGCAACTGCCGGATGCCCAGGAACTGGCGATCCTCGAACCCTTGCGCGGGCAGATTCCCGACGAGGTCTTCACTCAGGTATTCAAGGCGCCGACCACCGACGGCAGCGGCATGATCCGTGACAAACAGCTGCAAGCCCTGGCCTTGCTGGAAGACGCCGGCTGGAAGCCCAAAGGTGACAAACTGGTGAATGCCGCGGGCGAGCCGCTGGAGTTCACGTTCCTGAATGCCCAGAACGGCCTGGAGCGCTTGCTGCTGCCTTACAAGCGCAACCTGGCGCAGATCGGCATTACCCTGAATATCCGCCGCATCGACTCCTCCCAGTACGTCAACCGGATAATGGCCCGGGACTACGACATGATCGTCACCGGTTTCCCCGTCACCACCTCGCCTGGGATGGAGCTGTACAATTACTTTGGTTCGTCAGCCGCCTTCGACCCTGGCGCCAACAACTACATCGTCTTGAAAAACCCGGCGGTGGACACGCTGATAACCGGCCTGGTGCGCGCGACCACCCAGGAACAAATGCTCAGCTATGCCCACGCCCTGGACCGGGTACTGCAATGGAATTATTACTGGATTCCCAATTACTACCCACCAGGCACTTCGGCCGCCTGGTGGAACCGTTTCGGCCGCCCGGCCATCGAGGCGAGTAATGACGAAGCCCTGGAAACCTGGTGGGAAGTCAGCCCGACGCCACTGACCAACGAACAGATGAAAGCCCGCCTGAACACACCGCGAGGTGCCCGCTGATGTTGGC is from Pseudomonas mucidolens and encodes:
- a CDS encoding extracellular solute-binding protein, with the protein product MRLDFLCSFVSTLLCSTLALLLANTPALAAPQPSLTVYGEPAKYPSGFSHFDYANPKAPKGGSLKRSAIEIGRFDHVLPYIDKGIGVSQIDGWVYSPLAQRSLDEPYSVYGLVAEQMERAEDGLSLRFYLNPKARFADGEPITAEDVRYTFNLLMTQGSLRFRTLFADVKHVEVEGPRRVRFDFSSNQNRTLPLDLATLPVFPEHWWKTRDFANGGGYEAPLGSGPYKVSKINSGSTITFQRDPDWWGKDLPVSRGLYNFDQLSLEYFGDTEVARQVLRGGAYDFNREFSATGYTIGYNGPALDDGRLQRAHLAKEAPQIAQGYVFNVQKPVFQDRRVRRALAMLWDFEWANRQMMRNLYIRQQSYFSNSPLAATQLPDAQELAILEPLRGQIPDEVFTQVFKAPTTDGSGMIRDKQLQALALLEDAGWKPKGDKLVNAAGEPLEFTFLNAQNGLERLLLPYKRNLAQIGITLNIRRIDSSQYVNRIMARDYDMIVTGFPVTTSPGMELYNYFGSSAAFDPGANNYIVLKNPAVDTLITGLVRATTQEQMLSYAHALDRVLQWNYYWIPNYYPPGTSAAWWNRFGRPAIEASNDEALETWWEVSPTPLTNEQMKARLNTPRGAR